The stretch of DNA GCCAAATCGTTATTGGGCAGCATTGCTGAGAGGGCTGGAAGATTGACAAAGCTCGGGGCTCTAATCTTGTGCCTAAAGGGAACATCCGAACCATCAGATACCAGAATGTGAACGTCCTCGCCCCTTGGCGCCTCATGCCTACCTATTGCTGTACCTTCGGGAATTATTGGTCTAATTTCTTTAGCAATTGGGCCATCTGGCATAATTTTTAGAAGTTCTTTGATAATGTGTATGCTTTCCAAAATTTCTAAGAGCCTCACTTCTACTCTTGCAAAAACATCACATCCATCAGAGACGATTACTTGCCAGTCGACCATGTCGTAAGCAGCTCCTGGCTCGTCAACTTTTCTAATATCTTGTGGCATTCCAGATGCTCTTGCGACAGGTCCTACGACTGAATATGTAATTGCATCTTCTTTTGTGAGGACCCCAACCCCTTTGGTCCTGAGTTCAATTGTTTTGTCATTCATAACTACGTCAATAAATGA from Thermodesulfobium sp. 4217-1 encodes:
- a CDS encoding NADH dehydrogenase subunit, with protein sequence MTHPMAWVQAVEKLGNVNVPPRAKCLRTVVSELERIHSHLLWAGIAAHVIGFISVFYLIWNSREKVKDLMELTTGHRANYSFNTIGGVRRDITDLEQIFKVLNEVEEDCKSFIDVVMNDKTIELRTKGVGVLTKEDAITYSVVGPVARASGMPQDIRKVDEPGAAYDMVDWQVIVSDGCDVFARVEVRLLEILESIHIIKELLKIMPDGPIAKEIRPIIPEGTAIGRHEAPRGEDVHILVSDGSDVPFRHKIRAPSFVNLPALSAMLPNNDLANATLIVASVDPCLSCTQR